One genomic window of uncultured delta proteobacterium includes the following:
- a CDS encoding transposase, translating to MSTSFVYHAMGLSGYEYVHQKFESGSVTFRLRPKWRLLCCPACKSKQVTRRGMYFRKLRSLPIGRKPIRLLIEVPRVWCAVCGCIRRISLGIAEPRRSYTRAFARHVLELARLMTLKDVALFLGVGWDCVKDIVKRNLARRFARPRLRSVRYLAIDEISVRKGHKYLTLVMDLESGAVLFVGDGKGAKCLEPFWVMLRRSRAKVQAVATDMSTAYIGAVLDNLPGVPLVFDHFHVVKLMNEALTEIRRGLHREADVMGKKVLKGSRWILLKNPENLSAERDEAAKLQEALKLNEPLAVAYYMKEDLRQFWSQSNREAAQVAIDDWVSRAQASDIGPLMRVATTLAGLKFGILNWYEHPISSGRMEGTNNKIKVLKRMAYGYRDMEFFKLRILAIHEAKYALTG from the coding sequence ATGTCCACGAGTTTTGTTTATCATGCCATGGGCCTGTCGGGCTACGAGTATGTGCATCAGAAATTTGAAAGCGGGAGCGTTACATTTCGGCTCCGGCCAAAATGGCGGCTTCTATGCTGTCCGGCCTGCAAATCGAAACAGGTGACCAGACGGGGCATGTATTTTCGAAAGCTGCGCAGTTTGCCTATTGGGCGCAAGCCAATCCGGCTGTTGATTGAAGTGCCGCGCGTCTGGTGTGCCGTTTGTGGCTGCATCAGGCGTATCAGTCTTGGCATTGCGGAGCCCAGACGGAGCTATACACGAGCTTTCGCCCGGCACGTTCTTGAACTGGCCAGACTCATGACACTCAAGGATGTGGCGCTGTTCCTCGGTGTCGGCTGGGACTGCGTGAAGGACATTGTCAAGCGCAATCTGGCTCGACGCTTCGCTCGCCCAAGGCTGCGCAGCGTGCGGTATCTGGCCATAGACGAAATCAGCGTTCGGAAAGGGCACAAGTACCTGACTCTGGTCATGGACCTTGAGAGCGGCGCGGTGCTCTTTGTTGGCGATGGCAAGGGCGCGAAATGTCTGGAGCCGTTTTGGGTGATGCTTCGCCGTTCCCGCGCCAAGGTCCAGGCCGTGGCGACGGATATGAGCACCGCCTACATCGGCGCGGTATTGGACAATCTGCCGGGAGTCCCCCTGGTCTTTGATCACTTCCATGTGGTCAAGCTGATGAATGAAGCACTTACAGAAATCAGACGCGGTCTGCATCGCGAGGCGGACGTTATGGGCAAGAAGGTGTTGAAAGGCAGTCGATGGATTCTACTCAAGAATCCTGAGAATCTTTCAGCGGAGCGCGATGAAGCGGCCAAACTGCAAGAGGCGCTGAAGCTCAACGAGCCGTTGGCGGTGGCCTACTATATGAAGGAAGACCTGCGGCAATTTTGGAGTCAGTCAAACAGGGAAGCTGCACAAGTGGCTATAGACGATTGGGTAAGCCGCGCCCAGGCGTCAGACATTGGTCCGCTTATGCGTGTGGCAACGACCCTCGCTGGGCTCAAATTCGGCATCCTGAATTGGTACGAGCACCCCATATCCTCTGGACGCATGGAAGGGACCAACAACAAAATCAAGGTGCTCAAGCGGATGGCCTACGGATACAGAGACATGGAGTTTTTCAAACTCAGAATCCTCGCCATTCACGAGGCAAAGTACGCTTTAACCGGATGA
- a CDS encoding hypothetical protein (Evidence 5 : No homology to any previously reported sequences) — MSEWSHLLFCPRRERRQKKAASLGRPLFQQERNNFTLPLKVTLASLERPAYYYDNVAHDRRDSGCRLSVTRGCAVYGT, encoded by the coding sequence ATGTCCGAATGGTCACACCTGCTTTTTTGTCCCCGCCGGGAGCGCCGCCAAAAAAAAGCGGCCTCCCTGGGGAGGCCGCTTTTTCAGCAGGAGCGTAACAACTTTACTCTTCCGTTAAAGGTTACCCTCGCCTCCCTGGAAAGGCCAGCTTACTACTACGACAACGTTGCGCACGACAGAAGAGACAGCGGATGCCGTCTGTCTGTCACACGCGGTTGCGCGGTTTATGGAACGTAA
- the acsm gene encoding Acyl-coenzyme A synthetase ACSM4: MLFTDKLRSATHEELCRDFSIAVMPDFNFAFDVVDRKAFLTPDAVCVRHIDDSFARRDFTYKDMARASSKMANALKGLGLKKGDKVLLMLHRRIEWWQAMLGLHKLGAVAIPSPAQLTPHDIAFRCRKSRAKAIITDYRISGGVESVRESLPDLCFCIQAGPEQAGETAALPSALPSEGWLDLAALLEDASPAFPRPLSDEELACGKDPLLIFFSSGTTGMPKMVLHNHEYPLGHYFTAAYWHNVEPGDLHMAVADTGWAKAAWGKFYGQWMAGATSLIYDFRGKFCPANLLRVITGERVNSFCAPPTVYRHLIQEDLAQYDFSHLRHCAAAGEPLNESVIHDWKQATGLNIHEGFGQSETALMIASLPCMEFRAGSIGKPVPGWDVALLDDNGEICPAGEEGEICVRIAEKRPHGIFTGYLDESGQIISARRGDWYHTGDKARTDEDGYYWFLGRVDDLIKTSGYRVGPFEVESALVSHPAVLEAAVTGVPDAVRGQAIKASVVLTKDYAPSRELVQEIQEYVKSITAPYKYPRIVEFVKELPKTFSGKIKRAEIRERDLKTA; this comes from the coding sequence ATGTTGTTCACAGACAAACTCCGCTCAGCAACCCATGAAGAACTTTGCCGGGATTTCTCCATCGCCGTGATGCCCGACTTCAACTTCGCTTTCGACGTTGTAGACCGCAAGGCTTTTCTGACCCCTGACGCTGTTTGTGTCCGCCATATCGACGATTCGTTCGCGCGCCGGGATTTCACTTACAAGGACATGGCAAGGGCCTCCAGCAAAATGGCAAACGCCCTGAAAGGCCTTGGCCTGAAAAAGGGCGACAAGGTGCTCCTGATGCTGCACCGCCGCATCGAATGGTGGCAGGCCATGCTCGGCCTGCACAAACTGGGCGCGGTGGCCATCCCTTCCCCGGCGCAACTGACCCCCCATGACATCGCGTTCCGCTGCCGCAAATCCAGAGCCAAGGCCATCATCACGGATTACCGGATCAGCGGCGGGGTGGAATCTGTCCGGGAAAGCCTGCCGGACCTCTGCTTCTGCATCCAGGCCGGGCCCGAACAGGCCGGGGAAACAGCCGCCCTGCCTTCCGCCCTGCCTTCCGAAGGTTGGCTTGATCTCGCCGCCCTGCTGGAAGACGCCTCCCCGGCCTTCCCCCGCCCCCTTTCCGACGAAGAGCTTGCCTGCGGCAAGGACCCCCTGCTGATTTTCTTCTCCTCCGGCACCACGGGCATGCCCAAGATGGTTCTGCACAACCACGAGTACCCCCTGGGGCATTATTTCACCGCCGCCTACTGGCACAACGTGGAGCCCGGCGATCTGCACATGGCTGTCGCCGACACCGGCTGGGCCAAAGCTGCCTGGGGAAAGTTTTACGGCCAGTGGATGGCCGGGGCCACCTCCCTCATTTACGACTTCCGCGGGAAGTTCTGCCCGGCCAATCTGCTCCGGGTCATCACCGGGGAAAGGGTCAACAGCTTCTGCGCCCCGCCCACCGTGTACCGCCACCTGATCCAGGAAGACCTGGCGCAGTATGACTTTTCCCACCTGCGGCATTGCGCCGCTGCCGGTGAGCCCCTCAACGAGAGCGTGATCCATGACTGGAAGCAGGCCACCGGCCTGAACATCCACGAAGGGTTCGGCCAGTCGGAAACCGCCCTTATGATCGCCTCGCTCCCCTGCATGGAATTCAGGGCCGGTTCTATCGGCAAGCCGGTTCCGGGCTGGGATGTGGCTCTCCTGGACGACAACGGGGAAATCTGCCCGGCGGGCGAGGAAGGGGAGATCTGCGTGCGCATCGCCGAAAAACGCCCCCACGGCATTTTCACCGGATATCTGGACGAGTCGGGGCAGATCATCTCCGCCAGACGCGGCGATTGGTACCATACGGGCGACAAGGCCCGGACGGACGAGGACGGCTACTACTGGTTCCTCGGCAGGGTGGACGATTTAATCAAGACCTCGGGGTACCGCGTGGGCCCTTTTGAAGTGGAAAGCGCGCTGGTCTCCCACCCCGCCGTGCTGGAGGCCGCCGTGACCGGCGTGCCCGACGCCGTCCGGGGCCAGGCCATCAAGGCCAGCGTCGTGCTGACCAAAGACTACGCGCCTTCGCGTGAGCTTGTTCAGGAAATTCAGGAGTATGTGAAAAGCATAACCGCGCCGTACAAATACCCCAGAATTGTGGAATTCGTGAAGGAACTGCCGAAAACTTTCAGCGGCAAGATAAAGCGGGCGGAGATCCGCGAAAGGGATCTGAAGACCGCGTAA
- a CDS encoding hypothetical protein (Evidence 5 : No homology to any previously reported sequences): protein MVTPMLQGIGNDLYATLSHKDALKETAGNGTLDSALPQNPTATHAQQSGDTVTISEEARKLSEGPRDGNVTDGKDTEGGALTVARFQAEKTAELMTEMLPSEGRGMHRSDDAPAASDGLGVGNVALAKGANAKTPVQRHVGRYDAPGASMARIEEALSWFADTDAGSSGNTDAPAGGA, encoded by the coding sequence ATGGTCACTCCCATGCTGCAAGGAATCGGAAACGATCTGTATGCCACCCTCAGCCACAAGGACGCGCTCAAGGAGACAGCCGGTAACGGCACGCTGGACAGCGCCCTCCCGCAAAACCCCACAGCGACCCATGCGCAGCAATCCGGCGACACGGTAACCATTTCCGAAGAAGCGCGGAAATTGTCCGAAGGCCCCCGCGATGGCAACGTTACGGACGGCAAGGACACAGAGGGCGGCGCCCTTACCGTGGCCCGGTTTCAGGCGGAAAAAACCGCGGAACTCATGACGGAAATGCTGCCCTCCGAAGGACGCGGGATGCACCGTTCCGACGATGCCCCAGCGGCAAGCGACGGCTTGGGTGTGGGTAACGTTGCCCTGGCCAAGGGCGCCAACGCCAAAACCCCCGTGCAGCGCCATGTCGGCCGATACGACGCGCCCGGAGCTTCCATGGCACGGATTGAGGAAGCGCTGAGCTGGTTTGCCGATACGGACGCAGGCTCGTCCGGCAATACGGACGCTCCGGCGGGTGGCGCGTAA
- a CDS encoding Molecular chaperone (Small heat shock protein) — protein sequence MNITKYYPSRWFSHEDDDRAPAVRRRGENPRDAFHSEVDRMFDDFFTGFGFSPMPSLLGRHGGGEALLKPSLDLAASDKEYTVAVELPGVDEKDIAVEVKRDTLTIRGEKKREFEDKDEKGVYRMERSYGSFYRTLALPGDADIDGIKAAFDKGVLRLIIPRTETEDTKKIAITNG from the coding sequence ATGAATATCACCAAATATTATCCGTCGCGCTGGTTCAGCCATGAAGACGACGACAGGGCTCCTGCCGTCCGCCGCCGTGGTGAAAACCCCAGGGATGCGTTCCATTCGGAAGTTGACCGCATGTTTGACGATTTCTTCACGGGTTTCGGGTTCTCCCCCATGCCGTCGCTGCTCGGCAGACACGGCGGGGGCGAGGCGCTCCTGAAGCCGAGCCTGGATCTTGCCGCGTCCGACAAGGAATATACCGTGGCCGTGGAACTGCCCGGCGTGGACGAGAAGGACATTGCCGTTGAAGTGAAGAGGGACACCCTTACGATACGCGGCGAGAAGAAAAGGGAATTCGAGGACAAGGACGAAAAGGGCGTATACCGGATGGAGCGCAGCTACGGCTCTTTCTACCGCACCCTTGCCTTGCCGGGAGACGCCGATATTGACGGCATCAAGGCCGCTTTTGACAAGGGCGTGCTCCGGCTGATCATCCCGAGGACAGAGACCGAGGATACGAAGAAAATAGCCATCACCAACGGGTAG
- the ohr gene encoding Organic hydroperoxide resistance protein — translation MALSKIMYSTTVTVTGGRDGEAVSGDGNLRVKLGMPKEMGGAGGNATNPEQLFAAGYAACFLSAMKMLAGKKKIAISPNPSIVAAVDLGTSGEKLGLQVALTVKLPGMDKAEAEKLVELAHQTCPYSNATRGNIDVALTVLTQ, via the coding sequence ATGGCTCTTTCAAAAATCATGTACTCCACCACAGTCACGGTAACGGGCGGGCGCGACGGCGAAGCCGTGTCCGGGGACGGCAACCTTAGGGTCAAATTGGGCATGCCCAAGGAAATGGGCGGAGCGGGCGGCAACGCCACCAACCCCGAGCAGCTTTTTGCCGCCGGGTACGCGGCCTGCTTCCTCTCCGCCATGAAAATGCTGGCGGGCAAGAAAAAAATAGCCATCAGCCCTAACCCTTCCATCGTGGCGGCAGTGGATCTCGGCACCTCGGGCGAGAAGCTCGGCCTGCAGGTGGCGCTCACCGTGAAGCTGCCGGGCATGGACAAGGCGGAAGCCGAAAAACTCGTCGAGCTGGCCCACCAGACCTGCCCCTATTCCAACGCGACCAGGGGCAACATTGACGTCGCGCTCACGGTGCTGACGCAGTAG
- a CDS encoding Response regulator receiver: MSDSAKKILVIDDDERLHERVQDFLHANGYTYIKLTGGADVLHTLETYRPDIVLLDVMMPGEDGFSVLLKIRGASKVPVIMLTARGEDTDRIIGLELGADDYLAKPFNPRELLARIRAVLRRAEPQENGAAREPAPEHEDAESASAVNVAFSAGEVRVGSYVLDTRRQTLSRGKNTTSLSTAELCLLHAFMTRVETVLGREQLMLLAFGSDEHSTARSIDVHISRLRALLRDLGEPSTRIRTVWGSGYCWIGE, from the coding sequence ATGAGTGACAGCGCCAAAAAAATACTGGTCATCGATGACGACGAGCGGTTGCACGAACGGGTGCAGGATTTCCTGCACGCCAACGGCTACACCTATATCAAACTCACCGGCGGGGCCGATGTGCTGCACACGCTGGAGACCTACCGGCCCGACATCGTTCTTCTGGACGTCATGATGCCCGGCGAGGACGGGTTTTCCGTCCTGTTAAAAATCAGGGGCGCGTCCAAAGTGCCGGTCATCATGCTGACGGCCCGGGGTGAGGATACGGACCGCATCATCGGCCTGGAGCTCGGCGCCGATGATTACCTGGCGAAACCGTTCAACCCGAGGGAACTGCTCGCGCGCATCCGGGCCGTGCTGCGCCGGGCCGAACCGCAGGAGAACGGCGCCGCCAGGGAACCGGCGCCGGAACACGAGGACGCGGAATCGGCCAGCGCCGTGAACGTGGCCTTTTCCGCCGGGGAGGTGCGCGTCGGTTCCTATGTGCTCGATACCAGACGCCAGACCCTTTCGCGCGGCAAGAACACGACCTCGCTTTCCACGGCCGAGCTTTGCCTGCTGCACGCGTTTATGACCCGCGTGGAGACGGTCCTCGGCAGGGAACAGCTCATGCTTCTCGCCTTCGGCAGTGACGAACACTCCACCGCCCGCAGCATCGACGTGCACATCAGCCGCTTGCGGGCGCTGTTACGGGACCTCGGCGAACCCTCAACGCGCATCCGCACGGTTTGGGGATCCGGCTATTGCTGGATTGGGGAATAA
- a CDS encoding putative Histidine kinase (Evidence 3 : Function proposed based on presence of conserved amino acid motif, structural feature or limited homology; Product type pe : putative enzyme) — protein sequence MRFFSRLWQQVFFYSLVLIVASGAMGIFLLYDNLINKASSVVIAFTTEVRNALTGQTPAEADRFLQRFNNQEARFWIEDERGILLAGERFGGRSGKDWEPHLLNLEHSGEIALWQTEFKNSLFLAITPCALKDRDATLYAIYMPFPVPPLETVLSPGIITIALITGLLALWIARKVGGPLRRLQREVSEISGTLQLNHVTVSGSGEIADVARAINRLVGGLRRHITGMNKLVLNISHELRSPITRMALSAEMIGEGLELLKQRKNNGTAQEEAVISLAEKNFEALRQELVHMDNLIGSTLLSSKLDVQDPGDLKEAVSLSALCENTAERYETMFRQADIRFMRGIDGGITVTGDATLLVQALTNLLDNAVKYASGPEPQVRLRLVRENGYAVIDVENTHPPLPREALDHIFDAYFRYEQRTGTGVGLGLAIVQKIVLLHRGKAIAENTEAGVRFRLSLPVRSGG from the coding sequence ATGCGGTTCTTCTCGCGCCTCTGGCAGCAAGTGTTTTTTTACTCCCTCGTGCTGATCGTCGCGTCCGGGGCGATGGGTATTTTTCTGCTGTACGACAATCTGATAAACAAAGCCTCAAGCGTCGTCATCGCCTTTACCACGGAGGTGCGCAACGCCCTGACGGGGCAGACGCCGGCCGAAGCGGACAGGTTCCTCCAACGCTTCAACAACCAGGAAGCCAGATTCTGGATAGAGGATGAGCGGGGTATCCTGCTCGCCGGAGAGCGATTCGGCGGCCGGTCCGGCAAGGACTGGGAGCCGCATTTGCTCAATCTCGAGCACTCCGGGGAAATCGCCTTGTGGCAGACGGAATTCAAGAACTCGCTTTTCCTGGCCATCACGCCCTGCGCTCTTAAGGACAGGGATGCCACCCTGTACGCCATCTATATGCCCTTTCCGGTCCCGCCGCTGGAGACGGTGCTTTCTCCCGGCATCATCACCATCGCGCTGATAACGGGCCTTCTGGCCCTCTGGATCGCGCGGAAGGTGGGCGGCCCGCTGCGCCGTCTGCAGCGCGAAGTTTCCGAAATTTCAGGCACCCTGCAACTGAACCATGTCACCGTTTCCGGCTCCGGCGAGATCGCGGACGTCGCGCGGGCCATCAACCGCCTGGTGGGCGGGTTGCGACGGCACATTACCGGGATGAACAAGCTTGTTTTGAATATCTCGCACGAACTGCGCTCCCCCATCACGCGCATGGCCTTGTCCGCCGAGATGATCGGCGAAGGGCTGGAGCTTCTGAAACAGCGGAAAAACAACGGCACCGCGCAGGAGGAGGCGGTTATCAGCCTGGCGGAAAAGAATTTTGAAGCCCTGCGCCAGGAACTGGTGCACATGGATAATCTCATCGGCAGCACCTTGCTTTCCAGCAAGCTGGACGTGCAGGACCCGGGCGACCTGAAGGAGGCGGTCTCCCTTTCCGCCTTGTGCGAGAATACGGCGGAACGGTATGAAACCATGTTCCGCCAGGCGGATATCCGCTTCATGCGCGGCATAGACGGCGGCATCACCGTGACCGGCGATGCGACTCTTCTGGTGCAGGCTCTCACCAACCTGTTGGACAATGCCGTGAAATACGCGTCCGGCCCGGAGCCGCAGGTGCGTTTGCGCCTTGTGCGCGAGAACGGGTATGCGGTGATCGATGTGGAAAATACGCACCCCCCCCTGCCGCGGGAAGCCCTCGATCATATTTTTGACGCCTATTTCCGGTACGAGCAGCGGACCGGCACCGGGGTGGGCCTCGGCCTTGCCATTGTGCAGAAAATCGTTCTGCTCCACCGGGGCAAAGCCATAGCCGAAAACACCGAAGCCGGCGTCCGTTTCCGCCTGTCGCTGCCGGTCCGTTCCGGCGGGTGA